The following are encoded in a window of Lactobacillus intestinalis genomic DNA:
- the rbsK gene encoding ribokinase: MNKISVLGSINLDSTLHINHIPLPGETIHVTKKTAAAGGKGANQAVAAQRSGAEVSFIGTVGRDYGGKFMLTTMKNEGINLTQVLIKENIDTGTATIMLDEKGQNSILVDAGANAEVTPNQIDNAEETIKNSDYIIAQFETPIDATIEAFKIAKKNGVVTILNPAPATKVSDALLAVTDIIAPNETESALITGIEVNNEENMLKTAEYFKQKGVNTTLITLGERGVFYANGTHHALVPAHKVKAVDTTGAGDTFIGGLTAILKKDLSNIEKAISYGQKASSITVQTLGAMPSIPTKDKVEEVYGKEF, encoded by the coding sequence ATGAATAAGATTTCTGTTTTAGGTAGTATTAACCTAGATTCAACATTGCATATTAATCATATTCCATTACCTGGTGAAACTATTCATGTTACCAAGAAAACTGCGGCCGCTGGCGGTAAAGGAGCAAATCAAGCTGTAGCTGCTCAAAGAAGCGGCGCAGAAGTTAGTTTTATTGGTACAGTAGGACGTGATTATGGTGGTAAGTTTATGCTTACTACTATGAAGAATGAAGGCATAAATTTAACGCAAGTTTTAATAAAAGAAAATATTGATACAGGTACTGCAACAATTATGCTTGATGAAAAGGGACAAAACAGTATTTTAGTTGATGCAGGAGCTAACGCTGAAGTTACTCCGAATCAAATTGATAATGCTGAAGAGACTATTAAAAATAGTGATTATATTATCGCTCAATTTGAAACCCCAATTGATGCAACAATTGAAGCTTTCAAAATTGCCAAGAAAAATGGCGTTGTCACGATCTTAAATCCCGCTCCTGCAACTAAAGTTAGTGATGCTTTATTAGCTGTAACTGATATTATTGCTCCTAATGAAACAGAAAGTGCTTTGATTACAGGTATTGAAGTAAATAATGAAGAAAATATGCTTAAAACAGCAGAATACTTTAAGCAAAAAGGTGTCAATACTACCTTAATTACTTTAGGTGAACGCGGTGTATTTTATGCAAATGGAACTCATCATGCTTTAGTTCCGGCGCACAAGGTAAAAGCAGTTGATACTACTGGAGCCGGCGATACATTTATTGGAGGGTTAACTGCAATACTAAAGAAGGATTTATCCAACATTGAAAAAGCAATTAGTTATGGCCAAAAGGCATCTTCAATTACAGTTCAGACTTTAGGTGCAATGCCATCAATTCCTACGAAGGATAAAGTTGAAGAAGTATATGGAAAGGAATTTTAA
- the rbsD gene encoding D-ribose pyranase yields MKKTGVMNSNISRVIADMGHMDWLGIGDAGTPVPKDTEKIDLSVRSGLPSFIDVLKEVLVELEVQKVYVAEEIKTENSKQLEEIKKVLPDVEIEFIPHSQLKKDLSVSKAFIRTGEETPYSNIILESGVIF; encoded by the coding sequence ATGAAAAAGACTGGTGTAATGAATTCAAATATTTCACGCGTAATTGCTGATATGGGTCATATGGATTGGCTTGGGATTGGGGATGCAGGAACTCCTGTACCAAAGGACACAGAAAAGATTGATCTTTCAGTTAGATCAGGCTTACCATCTTTTATTGATGTTTTAAAGGAAGTTTTAGTAGAATTAGAAGTACAAAAAGTTTATGTTGCTGAAGAAATAAAGACTGAAAATTCGAAACAACTTGAAGAAATTAAGAAGGTCTTACCAGATGTTGAAATTGAATTTATTCCACATTCACAATTGAAGAAAGATTTATCAGTTTCAAAGGCATTTATTCGGACTGGTGAAGAGACACCATATTCAAACATTATTTTGGAAAGTGGCGTAATCTTTTAA
- the rbsU gene encoding ribose/proton symporter RbsU, whose amino-acid sequence MNGIAILVGLGPLIGWGFFPTIASKIGGKPVNQIIGATFGTFIFALVYDLIQGLGIPSGAALGWSIISGIGWASAQIITFYSFTLIGSSRAMPITTAFQLLGASLWGVFALGDWPTMADKCIGFFALVLIVIGAWMTTWSENKTADKASRMKKAVIVLLIGEIGYWAYSAAPQAAHIDGSRAFLPQSIGMCIVAIVYALFLKLKNKDEKCALLQAVSYKQIISGFFFAFAALTYLISAQPNMNGLATGFLLSQTSVVLATLTGIWMLHETKTKKEMVITILGLILIIGAAAMTVIV is encoded by the coding sequence ATGAATGGTATTGCTATTTTAGTTGGTTTGGGGCCGTTAATTGGTTGGGGCTTCTTTCCAACTATTGCTTCAAAAATTGGTGGTAAACCTGTAAATCAGATTATTGGGGCAACCTTTGGAACGTTTATTTTTGCTCTAGTTTATGATTTGATTCAGGGCCTAGGTATTCCTTCGGGAGCAGCTCTTGGTTGGTCTATTATTTCTGGAATAGGTTGGGCAAGTGCACAAATTATTACTTTTTATTCATTCACATTAATTGGTTCATCACGTGCTATGCCAATTACTACTGCATTTCAGCTTTTAGGTGCTTCACTTTGGGGAGTATTTGCTTTAGGTGATTGGCCAACTATGGCAGACAAGTGTATTGGCTTCTTTGCACTAGTTTTAATTGTAATTGGTGCTTGGATGACAACTTGGTCAGAAAATAAAACTGCCGATAAAGCAAGTAGAATGAAAAAGGCAGTTATCGTTTTACTGATTGGTGAAATTGGTTATTGGGCTTACTCAGCTGCTCCGCAAGCTGCCCACATTGATGGCTCACGTGCATTTTTACCACAATCTATTGGAATGTGTATCGTAGCTATTGTTTATGCTTTATTCTTGAAGTTAAAAAACAAAGACGAAAAATGTGCGCTTTTACAGGCAGTGTCATATAAGCAAATTATTTCCGGTTTCTTCTTTGCTTTTGCAGCCTTAACATACTTGATTTCAGCTCAACCAAATATGAATGGTTTAGCAACTGGATTCCTTCTTTCACAAACTTCTGTAGTTTTAGCAACTTTAACAGGAATTTGGATGTTGCATGAAACTAAAACTAAGAAAGAAATGGTCATTACTATCTTAGGATTAATACTTATTATTGGTGCTGCCGCTATGACAGTCATTGTTTAA
- a CDS encoding DUF2325 domain-containing protein: MFDYRNNIKKILNNTSADDKSLQNSLNAIKAIINMTGDEIKNAPRELNPKSIDSKQVRNLLSALTELITKPGDSNAKTRSISAIHKLTFEPEVGKKYGDLLGRLDQAIQNSVETKEAVNKKIFEDAVKPKKAVKRDYRKGRRYTVIRLVSGADLINDNGDTVYTVKESQVHPLNLKTGDVVEALEDKDNPNYEAEILRVVGFRKLRKRDYDQIEDFKYAVVQGKANSLAITRNIHGEKLKIRGKAVVIPVDTSYYQGENIHLEDGSIVDLAWYSGDVRLKKNPADAVQIRWIYQTDQPKRKANKSKKDKSKKQTAEQLTKLDMDLHYQRVGIAIGDNQNEAMLESIVTRYNGIPIPIDAFEGKKKVIENQIKDLDIVILVTAFAAHDSTWNIREFASKYGAKFAVSSSKGYQSFERALYRAENGLPAYEGNQQIDYKVK; this comes from the coding sequence ATGTTTGATTATCGAAATAATATAAAGAAGATTTTGAATAATACAAGTGCAGATGATAAAAGTCTGCAGAATAGTTTAAATGCGATTAAAGCTATTATTAATATGACTGGGGATGAAATTAAAAATGCACCTAGAGAGTTAAATCCTAAGTCAATTGATAGTAAGCAAGTTAGAAATCTATTGTCTGCTTTAACTGAGTTAATTACTAAGCCAGGTGATTCAAATGCGAAAACTCGATCAATTTCAGCTATTCATAAATTAACTTTTGAACCAGAGGTTGGCAAAAAGTATGGCGATTTATTAGGAAGGCTTGATCAAGCAATTCAAAATTCTGTTGAGACTAAAGAAGCAGTTAATAAGAAGATTTTTGAAGATGCAGTTAAGCCTAAAAAGGCAGTTAAACGTGACTATCGTAAAGGTCGGCGTTATACAGTAATTCGTTTAGTATCAGGGGCAGATTTGATCAATGATAATGGTGATACGGTTTATACGGTGAAAGAATCACAGGTTCATCCTTTAAATTTGAAGACTGGGGATGTAGTTGAAGCATTAGAAGATAAGGATAATCCTAATTATGAGGCTGAGATTTTACGAGTGGTTGGTTTTCGTAAATTACGCAAGCGTGATTATGATCAAATTGAAGATTTTAAGTACGCAGTAGTTCAAGGAAAGGCTAATAGTTTAGCAATTACTCGTAATATTCATGGTGAGAAGTTGAAAATTAGAGGTAAAGCTGTTGTGATTCCAGTTGATACCAGCTATTATCAAGGCGAAAATATTCATCTAGAAGATGGCTCAATTGTCGATCTTGCCTGGTATAGTGGGGATGTGCGTTTAAAGAAAAATCCAGCTGATGCCGTACAAATTCGCTGGATTTATCAAACTGATCAGCCTAAAAGAAAAGCAAATAAATCTAAAAAAGATAAAAGTAAAAAGCAGACAGCTGAGCAGTTAACTAAGCTAGATATGGATCTTCATTATCAGCGGGTGGGAATTGCGATTGGCGATAATCAAAACGAGGCTATGCTTGAAAGTATTGTGACCCGCTATAATGGTATTCCTATCCCAATTGATGCTTTTGAAGGTAAGAAAAAGGTCATTGAAAATCAAATCAAGGACTTGGATATTGTGATCTTAGTAACGGCTTTTGCGGCTCATGATTCAACCTGGAATATTCGAGAATTTGCTAGCAAATATGGTGCTAAGTTTGCTGTAAGTTCTAGTAAGGGCTATCAATCTTTTGAAAGAGCCCTTTATCGAGCAGAAAATGGGCTCCCAGCATATGAAGGAAATCAACAAATTGACTATAAAGTTAAATAA
- a CDS encoding YitT family protein, with protein MKENIKKRSWMRWLVFLAGLEIIAVSINLFYGPINIAAGGSTGISILVDAVWGINRSVTVFIVNVLMLILAAIFLGKKTTKNIALGSFVLPILMQITPSFKATDNELLAVIYGGALMGLGVSLLYRVNASSGGTTIPPMILKKYFYLNPAVTLLCIDMIIIFLNIFVDGWNAFFLAAFSQLVTAITMNYTETGFDKKYQVRIMSNDHLEEIRNKLQEDYVGLTIYDVVGGYSDDKKKQLLIIVDTNEYGALITKIHEIDEEAFIVTSSVAKVHGGRWGI; from the coding sequence ATGAAAGAAAATATAAAAAAACGTTCTTGGATGCGTTGGCTTGTATTTTTAGCAGGTCTAGAAATTATTGCAGTATCTATTAACTTGTTTTATGGCCCGATTAATATTGCGGCCGGAGGGTCTACAGGAATCTCTATTTTAGTTGATGCTGTTTGGGGAATAAATCGGTCAGTGACAGTATTTATAGTGAATGTACTAATGCTGATATTAGCAGCAATTTTCTTAGGGAAGAAAACTACTAAAAATATTGCCTTAGGAAGTTTTGTTTTGCCGATTTTGATGCAAATCACTCCTAGCTTTAAGGCAACCGATAATGAACTTCTAGCTGTAATTTATGGTGGAGCTTTAATGGGGCTAGGGGTTTCACTTTTATATCGTGTAAATGCTTCAAGTGGTGGGACAACAATTCCGCCAATGATTTTAAAAAAATACTTTTATTTAAATCCGGCCGTCACATTATTATGCATTGATATGATTATTATCTTTTTAAATATTTTTGTAGATGGATGGAACGCTTTCTTCTTAGCTGCCTTTTCACAATTAGTAACGGCAATTACCATGAATTACACAGAAACTGGTTTTGATAAGAAATATCAAGTTAGAATTATGAGTAATGATCACCTTGAAGAAATACGAAATAAATTACAAGAAGACTATGTAGGATTAACTATTTATGACGTAGTTGGTGGTTATAGCGATGATAAAAAGAAGCAATTATTAATTATTGTAGATACTAATGAATATGGAGCTTTAATTACAAAAATTCACGAGATTGACGAAGAAGCCTTCATTGTAACTTCTAGTGTAGCTAAAGTTCATGGCGGAAGATGGGGCATTTAG
- the rplU gene encoding 50S ribosomal protein L21, with product MYAIIKTGGKQYKVAEGDTVFVEKLDVEEGNEVTFDEVILVADGKDVKVGTPVVEGAKVTAKVEKQGKEKKVVTFKYKPKKHSHTKYGHRQPYTKVTVEKIEA from the coding sequence ATGTACGCAATTATTAAGACCGGTGGTAAGCAATACAAGGTTGCAGAAGGCGACACTGTTTTTGTTGAAAAGCTTGATGTAGAAGAAGGCAACGAAGTTACCTTTGATGAAGTTATCCTTGTAGCTGATGGAAAAGATGTTAAAGTTGGTACCCCAGTAGTTGAAGGTGCTAAAGTTACTGCTAAAGTTGAAAAGCAAGGTAAGGAAAAGAAAGTTGTAACTTTCAAGTACAAGCCAAAGAAGCACTCACACACTAAGTACGGTCACCGTCAACCTTACACTAAGGTTACAGTTGAAAAGATTGAAGCTTAA
- the rpmA gene encoding 50S ribosomal protein L27, producing MNILDMKLFAHHKGGGSTANGRNSAGRRLGAKAGDGQEIHAGSIIYRQRGTKIHPGKNVGRGGDDTLFALVNGVVKFERLGKYRKQVSVIPADEAK from the coding sequence ATGAACATTTTAGATATGAAGTTATTCGCCCACCACAAGGGTGGCGGTTCTACTGCTAACGGTCGTAACTCAGCTGGTCGTCGTTTAGGCGCTAAAGCTGGTGATGGTCAAGAAATCCACGCAGGTTCTATCATTTACCGTCAACGTGGTACTAAGATTCACCCAGGTAAGAACGTAGGTAGAGGTGGAGACGACACTTTATTTGCATTAGTAAATGGTGTTGTTAAGTTTGAACGTCTTGGTAAGTACAGAAAGCAAGTTTCTGTAATTCCAGCTGACGAAGCTAAGTAA
- a CDS encoding M24 family metallopeptidase: MENKQELLTLINNRIDKVCDLIKEQNADAMIIFNQANYRYLTNFTGEEAQLILTAQGDRILLSDSRFDSQIKAEAPGELTVVMKHDSDYNELTKALKKLDVKKVLVEGEFVSAIEFQKLQALNPNLNFEMSEELVERVRNVKDNLEIEALKKAIEISMESFKSILPMIKPGAKERDIAAKLDYLFKLNGGDGPDFDTIIASGVRSAWAHGVASDKKIAEGDMVVIDFGSFYHGYAADITRTVAVGKVDPELEKIYNIVHEAQRRGIEAAVSGNTGRDVDRAARDYITEQGYGKYFGHGIGHGIGLEIHELCQPALPFSKQKLENNMVHTVEPGIYLPNKGGVRIEDDILVHDDTPITLSNLPKDELLSL; this comes from the coding sequence ATGGAAAACAAGCAGGAATTATTAACTTTGATTAATAATCGAATTGATAAAGTTTGTGATTTGATTAAAGAGCAAAATGCTGATGCGATGATTATTTTTAATCAAGCTAATTATCGTTACTTAACCAACTTTACTGGAGAAGAAGCTCAATTGATTTTAACTGCACAAGGAGATCGAATTTTACTTTCTGATTCTCGCTTCGATTCACAGATAAAAGCAGAAGCACCCGGTGAGTTAACTGTCGTGATGAAACATGATAGTGATTATAATGAATTAACCAAAGCTTTAAAGAAACTAGATGTGAAAAAGGTTTTGGTGGAAGGCGAATTTGTTTCGGCGATAGAATTTCAAAAGTTGCAGGCTTTAAACCCAAATTTGAATTTTGAAATGTCGGAAGAGCTTGTTGAACGAGTTAGAAATGTAAAAGATAATCTAGAAATTGAAGCCCTCAAAAAGGCTATTGAAATTTCAATGGAAAGTTTTAAGAGTATCTTACCGATGATTAAGCCCGGAGCTAAGGAGAGGGATATTGCTGCTAAACTTGATTATTTATTTAAATTAAATGGTGGCGATGGCCCTGATTTTGATACAATTATTGCTTCAGGTGTTCGCTCTGCATGGGCTCATGGCGTTGCCAGTGATAAAAAGATTGCCGAAGGCGATATGGTTGTAATTGATTTTGGCAGCTTTTATCATGGATATGCTGCAGATATTACGAGAACTGTGGCCGTTGGAAAAGTTGATCCAGAACTGGAAAAAATTTACAATATTGTTCATGAAGCACAAAGGCGAGGAATTGAAGCTGCAGTAAGTGGAAATACTGGTCGTGATGTTGATCGAGCAGCTCGAGATTATATTACTGAGCAAGGTTATGGAAAATATTTTGGTCATGGAATAGGACATGGGATTGGACTAGAAATTCATGAATTATGTCAGCCTGCTTTACCCTTTAGTAAACAAAAATTAGAAAATAATATGGTTCATACAGTAGAACCGGGGATTTATTTACCAAATAAGGGTGGAGTGAGAATTGAAGATGATATTTTGGTTCATGATGATACTCCAATTACTTTATCCAATTTACCAAAAGATGAATTACTTTCACTTTAA
- the efp gene encoding elongation factor P — MTMISVNEFKNGLTIQYNNDLWRIVEFQHVKPGKGSAFVRSKLKSLRTGAVQEYTFRSTAKVETADIQTKSMQYLYNDGTSYVFMDTSTYDQLAIPNEQIEEESKYLKENMDVSVIMHEGETLGVQLPNTVDLTVEKTEPNIKGDTSSGGGKPATMETGLVVNVPFFINEGDVLTINTADGTYVSRANK, encoded by the coding sequence ATGACAATGATTTCAGTTAACGAATTCAAAAACGGATTAACCATTCAATACAATAATGATTTATGGCGAATCGTTGAATTCCAACACGTAAAACCAGGTAAGGGTAGTGCCTTTGTTCGTTCAAAGTTAAAGAGTTTGAGAACAGGTGCAGTGCAAGAATATACTTTCCGTTCAACTGCTAAGGTTGAAACTGCAGATATTCAAACTAAATCTATGCAATACCTATACAATGATGGTACTAGTTATGTATTTATGGATACTTCAACTTATGATCAATTGGCTATTCCAAATGAACAAATTGAAGAAGAATCTAAGTACTTGAAGGAAAACATGGATGTTAGTGTTATCATGCACGAAGGTGAAACTTTAGGGGTTCAATTACCAAATACTGTTGATTTGACAGTTGAAAAGACCGAGCCAAATATTAAAGGTGATACTTCATCTGGTGGTGGTAAGCCTGCAACTATGGAAACAGGTTTAGTAGTTAACGTTCCATTCTTTATCAACGAAGGCGACGTATTAACTATTAACACAGCTGATGGTACTTACGTATCACGTGCTAATAAGTAG
- a CDS encoding Asp23/Gls24 family envelope stress response protein — MADSSKILLNGEETGEQIEIDPSVLEVILGIAAEKIDGVAGMRGNIKSGLSWVLGREDRGKGVNIKLDDDNRLIADVYVYFDSGVNVPKVGMQLQKALKTQLLQMTDLELKAINVHVVGLVFPEDTEQTTSKLFSEDEEK, encoded by the coding sequence ATGGCAGACAGTTCAAAAATTCTCTTAAACGGTGAAGAGACCGGTGAACAGATTGAAATTGATCCTAGCGTTCTCGAAGTTATTTTGGGCATTGCTGCTGAAAAAATTGACGGCGTTGCAGGAATGCGAGGCAATATAAAATCTGGCTTAAGTTGGGTATTAGGTCGTGAAGATCGCGGAAAAGGCGTTAATATCAAACTTGATGATGATAATAGATTAATTGCTGATGTTTATGTCTACTTTGATAGTGGCGTTAATGTTCCAAAAGTCGGGATGCAATTGCAAAAAGCGTTAAAGACGCAACTATTGCAAATGACTGATCTAGAACTTAAAGCAATTAATGTTCATGTAGTAGGTTTAGTATTCCCTGAAGATACTGAACAAACTACCTCGAAGCTGTTTTCGGAGGATGAAGAAAAGTAA
- the nusB gene encoding transcription antitermination factor NusB produces the protein MNQHESRKVAMQAAYLANQDPEYTAEEVEAKTVATLDLKELSAYSKTLIEGVIAKREELEQDLESHLKNGWHLNRVNQITVAIMEVALYEIKYSDEIEPKAAVNEALNLCDEFADPKSKPFVNGMLANFIK, from the coding sequence ATGAATCAACACGAAAGTCGTAAAGTTGCAATGCAAGCAGCATATTTAGCTAATCAAGATCCTGAGTATACTGCTGAGGAAGTTGAAGCTAAAACCGTAGCAACGCTTGATTTAAAAGAGCTTTCTGCCTATTCAAAGACTCTGATTGAAGGCGTTATTGCAAAGCGTGAAGAACTTGAACAAGATTTAGAAAGTCATTTGAAAAATGGCTGGCATTTAAATCGCGTAAATCAAATTACGGTTGCAATTATGGAAGTCGCTTTATATGAAATCAAGTATAGTGATGAAATTGAGCCTAAAGCAGCGGTTAATGAAGCTTTAAACTTATGCGATGAATTTGCTGATCCAAAGTCAAAACCATTTGTTAATGGAATGCTAGCAAACTTCATTAAATAA
- a CDS encoding tetrahydrofolate dehydrogenase/cyclohydrolase catalytic domain-containing protein — protein sequence MGKILDGKSLANLRAQKLKKEVEILKQDGINPLFCVINIGDDPASKVYVKTKKRRAQEMGIEQKIYQLPSTESEESVLNLIDKLNQDPSVHGIMVQMPTPEQINVNHLLERIDPEKDVDGLTPTNIGHLWQSDHFVEPATAIGIMKLLEHYKINVAGKNVAIIGRSNIVGKPLAALMLEKDASVSVLHSKTKSLSTYTRMADIIIVAAGQENLLTSEMVKKGAVVIDVGINRVEGHLVGDVDFKQVLSKARWITPVPGGVGPLTVELLMEQVVKLTRRAHGIK from the coding sequence ATGGGAAAGATTCTTGATGGAAAATCTTTAGCCAATTTACGTGCGCAAAAATTGAAAAAAGAAGTCGAAATATTAAAACAAGACGGAATTAACCCCCTTTTTTGCGTAATTAATATTGGAGATGATCCAGCAAGTAAGGTGTATGTAAAAACTAAAAAAAGAAGAGCTCAGGAAATGGGAATTGAACAAAAAATCTATCAATTGCCCAGTACAGAATCAGAAGAGAGCGTGCTGAATTTAATTGATAAGTTAAATCAAGATCCATCCGTACACGGAATAATGGTTCAAATGCCTACTCCTGAGCAAATTAATGTAAATCATCTTCTTGAAAGAATCGATCCAGAAAAAGATGTTGATGGCTTAACACCTACCAATATTGGTCATTTATGGCAATCAGATCATTTTGTAGAACCTGCTACGGCTATCGGTATTATGAAGTTACTTGAACATTACAAAATAAATGTTGCTGGAAAAAATGTTGCTATTATTGGACGCAGTAATATTGTTGGTAAGCCTCTTGCTGCTTTGATGTTGGAAAAAGATGCTAGTGTTTCTGTTTTGCACTCTAAAACTAAATCTTTGTCTACTTATACTCGGATGGCAGATATTATTATTGTGGCCGCAGGTCAAGAAAATTTGCTGACTTCTGAAATGGTTAAAAAAGGTGCAGTAGTAATTGATGTAGGAATTAATCGTGTAGAAGGACATTTGGTGGGAGATGTTGATTTTAAGCAAGTTTTATCTAAAGCTCGCTGGATTACTCCCGTACCAGGTGGCGTCGGACCGCTCACAGTTGAACTTTTAATGGAACAAGTAGTGAAGTTAACGAGGAGAGCCCATGGCATCAAATGA
- the xseA gene encoding exodeoxyribonuclease VII large subunit, with product MASNDKYLSVSDLNYYITQKFKNDPYLHKVFLEGELSNFRYRRNSHQYFSLKDEKSKINVVMFRSYFDKVKFKPEEGMKVYVVGYVNVYGPQGSYQFYAEKMEPAGLGALYEQLRQLQEKLTKEGLFDESHKKKLPKFPDKIAVVTSASGAVIHDIMVTANRRFPHAEIDLFPAQVQGDTAADSLVNAMRQIASYGDKYDVMIIGRGGGSLEDLWPFNEEKVVRQVYNMQMPVISSVGHETDTTLCDLVADQRAATPTAAAEYATPNLSDELAHIRQLNSRLISETNALIHEKREVLNRINNSVIMREPARLYDQQIQTVDLLKNRLQNGITHLLNQNSQNYRLLNQRLLGNSPEKQITQMKQANIFNARQLITGMNQVIAQKKNQFKQMAQQLDDYSPLKTLNRGYAYVSDKKDQTITSVDDLKENDLVKVHFKDGEISARVMDVRRK from the coding sequence ATGGCATCAAATGATAAATATTTAAGTGTTAGCGATTTAAATTATTATATTACTCAAAAATTCAAGAATGATCCTTATTTACATAAGGTATTTTTGGAAGGAGAACTGTCAAATTTTAGATATCGACGCAATTCACATCAATATTTTTCTTTAAAAGATGAAAAATCAAAAATTAATGTGGTAATGTTTCGTTCATATTTTGATAAGGTAAAATTTAAACCCGAAGAGGGAATGAAAGTTTATGTTGTTGGCTATGTGAATGTATACGGCCCCCAAGGTTCTTACCAATTTTATGCAGAAAAAATGGAACCTGCTGGCTTAGGTGCCTTGTATGAACAGTTAAGACAATTGCAAGAAAAACTTACTAAAGAAGGCTTGTTTGACGAAAGTCATAAGAAAAAATTGCCTAAATTTCCCGATAAAATTGCGGTGGTAACGAGTGCTTCTGGAGCTGTCATTCATGATATTATGGTAACAGCCAATCGTCGTTTCCCTCATGCGGAGATTGACCTGTTTCCAGCTCAAGTTCAAGGAGATACGGCAGCTGATTCCTTAGTAAATGCAATGCGGCAAATTGCGTCTTATGGCGATAAATACGATGTAATGATTATTGGACGTGGTGGGGGATCGCTAGAAGATTTGTGGCCTTTTAATGAAGAAAAGGTTGTGCGGCAAGTTTATAATATGCAAATGCCGGTAATTTCTTCGGTAGGTCATGAAACCGATACTACTCTGTGTGACTTAGTTGCTGATCAACGAGCGGCTACTCCAACTGCAGCGGCCGAATATGCAACTCCAAATTTATCAGATGAGTTGGCTCATATTCGTCAATTAAACAGCCGCTTAATTTCAGAAACTAATGCCCTTATTCATGAAAAAAGAGAAGTATTGAATCGTATTAATAATTCGGTAATTATGCGAGAGCCTGCCCGACTCTACGATCAACAAATTCAAACCGTTGATTTACTAAAAAATCGACTGCAAAATGGTATTACTCATCTTTTAAATCAAAATAGTCAGAATTATCGTTTACTAAATCAAAGATTGCTCGGCAATAGTCCTGAAAAGCAAATTACACAAATGAAGCAAGCTAATATCTTTAATGCCCGACAATTAATAACGGGGATGAATCAAGTTATTGCTCAAAAGAAGAATCAATTTAAACAGATGGCTCAACAACTTGATGATTATAGTCCTTTAAAGACGCTAAATAGAGGCTATGCTTATGTGAGTGATAAAAAAGATCAAACTATTACTTCCGTTGATGATCTAAAAGAAAATGATTTAGTGAAAGTGCATTTTAAAGATGGAGAAATAAGTGCACGCGTAATGGATGTGAGGAGAAAGTAA
- a CDS encoding exodeoxyribonuclease VII small subunit has protein sequence MASEKNNFEQQLNELEQIVTSLENGNVPLEDALKQFQEGVKISRSLDKKLTEAEETVAKLIDSDGTEHSLDPTNASAPEE, from the coding sequence ATGGCAAGTGAAAAGAATAATTTTGAACAGCAATTAAATGAATTAGAACAAATTGTGACTAGTTTAGAAAATGGAAATGTTCCTTTAGAAGATGCTTTAAAACAATTCCAAGAAGGAGTTAAAATTAGCCGTAGTTTGGATAAGAAACTAACTGAAGCAGAAGAAACTGTTGCTAAACTTATTGATAGTGATGGTACTGAACATAGCTTAGATCCTACAAACGCATCTGCACCGGAGGAATAA